A stretch of Episyrphus balteatus chromosome 2, idEpiBalt1.1, whole genome shotgun sequence DNA encodes these proteins:
- the LOC129910986 gene encoding uncharacterized protein LOC129910986, whose protein sequence is MTPFDDFAYLINHVLLGEEPTIEDFILLVGTLVAFVAFILWCCFPIQPKDNSNHRQFSCKSTQHSIASAQLHNNYSKNSTAHNNYNLQNGHAYHCCT, encoded by the exons ATGACTCCTTTTGATGATTTTGCTTATTTGATAAATCATGTTCTCTTGGGAGAAGAGCCG accATCGAAGATTTTATTCTTCTGGTTGGAACTCTGGTGGCGTTCGTAGCTTTTATACTTTGGTGCTGTTTTCCAATTCAACCAAAG GACAACAGCAACCATAGACAATTTTCATGTAAATCGACTCAGCATTCAATTGCTTCTGCTCAGCTGCACAATAATTACAGTAAGAACTCTACAGCTCATAATAACTATAACTTACAAAACGGTCATGCATACCATTGTTGTACTTAG